The Xanthomonas indica genome has a segment encoding these proteins:
- a CDS encoding MOSC domain-containing protein, with amino-acid sequence MTPSGSAVAAWTIDAVLVGRAQAFTRPGSRSAIDKRPQAGRLRIGLEGLELDEQGDRRVHGGPDKALHHYPRDHYPAWREELGVHALLDAPGAFGENLSSCGVTEADLCLGDRLRLGTAVVEVSQSRQPCWKLSDRFGVAALARRVQDSGRTGWYYRVLQPGEVAAGDRLALLERPYPQWSLARLVGLLYRREIDPAQLQEVLALPLVPNWRTLFERRLAQRAVEDWDKRLLGQAPE; translated from the coding sequence ATGACACCCTCCGGTTCCGCCGTGGCAGCGTGGACCATCGATGCGGTCCTGGTCGGCCGCGCCCAGGCGTTCACCCGCCCGGGCAGCCGCAGCGCGATCGACAAGCGACCGCAGGCCGGGCGCCTGCGCATCGGGCTGGAGGGGCTGGAACTGGACGAGCAGGGCGACCGCCGTGTGCATGGCGGCCCCGACAAGGCCTTGCACCATTATCCGCGCGACCATTACCCGGCCTGGCGCGAGGAACTGGGCGTGCATGCCTTGCTGGACGCGCCGGGCGCGTTCGGCGAAAACCTCAGCAGTTGCGGCGTGACCGAAGCTGACCTGTGCCTGGGCGACCGGCTGCGCCTGGGCACGGCCGTGGTCGAGGTGTCGCAGTCGCGGCAGCCGTGCTGGAAGCTGTCCGACCGTTTCGGCGTGGCCGCGCTGGCGCGGCGCGTGCAGGACAGCGGCCGTACCGGCTGGTACTACCGGGTGCTGCAGCCCGGCGAGGTCGCCGCCGGCGACAGGTTGGCGCTGCTGGAGCGTCCGTATCCGCAGTGGTCGTTGGCACGCCTGGTCGGCCTGCTGTACCGGCGCGAGATCGACCCGGCGCAACTGCAGGAGGTGCTGGCGCTGCCACTGGTGCCGAACTGGCGCACCTTGTTCGAGCGGCGCCTGGCGCAGCGCGCGGTGGAGGATTGGGACAAGCGCTTGCTGGGGCAGGCGCCGGAGTAG